A portion of the Leptospira noumeaensis genome contains these proteins:
- a CDS encoding SCO family protein, which translates to MSLGLCCQSKEDKIKEEWKHLSFVRPDGSVLEPKFWSEKKSVLYFGFSHCPDMCPLALTNFGRASLILGEKSNRFRFIFVTLDPERDSPSTLKNYIQNFPGKNLTALSPNAESLIKLTDLFGIVREKVGTGNNYRIDHSNFIYVLDEDLNTLTNFPGGVSANALATKLRELAEL; encoded by the coding sequence ATGAGTTTGGGATTGTGTTGTCAATCCAAAGAAGATAAAATCAAAGAAGAATGGAAACATTTATCCTTTGTAAGACCAGATGGAAGTGTACTCGAACCTAAGTTTTGGTCTGAAAAAAAATCTGTATTGTATTTTGGTTTTTCACATTGTCCCGATATGTGTCCTTTGGCTTTGACAAATTTTGGAAGGGCTTCGCTGATTCTCGGTGAAAAATCAAATCGGTTCCGATTTATTTTTGTTACCTTAGATCCGGAAAGAGATTCTCCTTCTACTTTAAAAAACTACATACAAAACTTCCCTGGTAAAAATTTAACTGCACTTTCTCCCAATGCTGAATCATTAATAAAACTAACAGATTTGTTTGGGATTGTTAGAGAAAAAGTAGGGACTGGAAATAATTACAGAATTGATCATTCAAATTTTATTTATGTGTTAGATGAGGACTTGAATACACTGACAAATTTTCCTGGTGGAGTTTCAGCCAATGCATTAGCAACCAAACTTAGGGAACTTGCTGAACTTTAG